TCGCAGAAATACGATGTAGTTACTACAAACCCACCCTATTCAAAAAAAGCTTATCAAAGTGAGGAATTAGGGCAATATTTAGCAGGTAAGTACTCTGATTATTCTCCTGATTTATATTCTACTTTCATAAAAAGGTGCAGTATTTTTTTAAATAATCATGGTTATTGCGGGATGATTACTCAGACTGGCTTTCTTTTCAAGGCACAATTCAAGAAAATGCGTGCTTCTTTGAGATGTGGCATATCATTCAATAGCATTGTACGTTTAGGTCCAGGTGCGTTTGAAGAAATTCAAGGAGAGGTAGTACAATCTGTCATGTTTGTATTTTGTAATGGGATTATTAATAATAATGTTGTGTATGTAGATCTGTTTTCTGTAAAAGGAAGTGCTAGTAAAGAGAATATTTTTTTACAACATGATTCGAGTTTTGAGTCAATAAAAAGTCCAATATGTGATGATTTGGATAAAAATGCACCCTTATTTGAATCCTGTTATCATCAAAGTATGTCTATTATATCGAAGATTGGATGTCAACCAGGGTCCGAATTGGTTTTTTTATGGTGGGAAGTTGAGCACAACAATCCAATATACGTTCCATACAACAAGGGTGGAAAATATCGCAAATGGTATGGAAATCAGCTGTGGGTGTTGAAATACGGATTAGACGGCAATTGTGTATATCGGCATGGTGGGCAGACGTCAAATAAAGAATATTATTTTAAAGAGTCAATTAGCTGGACACGCGTATCATCCAAAATGAATATGAGGTATTATCCAACTGGTTTTGTTTTTGATAACACATCACCGTGTATTTTTAATGATATTTTTTATTTATTGGGGTATTATAACTCTCCCGTATCTGAATATGTCCGGATAACAACATATGCTGGAAATAAAATCGAATCTGGACATGTTATTGCAATTGCACCACCCTATCATGTAGATATATCACAAAGGGAGCACATTGAATCTTTGGTGAAAGATTGTATATCAATATCAAAACGTGATTGGGATTCCAGAGAATTATCGTGGAATTATCAAAAATGTCCATTATTGGGACAGTCTACGATAAAAGAAGGGTATAAAAAATACAATCTTGAAATGAATGAGACGATATCAACTTTACATAAGAAGGAAAATGAGATTTATGAGTATTTTATAGATCAATTGACCTCAGATGAATACATATTTAGTTCTGATGATATACAAAAGTACGATTATGGCTCAAAGATCATTCAAATGAATCAAGCAGAATCAATTAAACAATTATTATCTTATGCTGTTGGATGTATGTTTGGGAGATATTCGTTGGATGTTGACGGCCTGGTATATGCCGGTGGTCAATGGGATTCTTCAAAATATACTAAGTTTACAGCCGATGCAGACAATATCATCCCATTGAATGAAGATGAGTATTTTGGAGACGATATTGTAACTAGGTTCATTGAGTTCATCAAAATAGTATTCGGTAAAGACTTCTTAGAAGATAACCTGAAATACATTGCCGATTGCCTTGAGGTCAAAGGTTCAGGATCGTCGCGTGATAAGATACGTACTTATTTCCTGAAAGATTTCTACAAAGATCATTTGAAAATGTACAGTAACCTTCCGATATACTGGCTTTTTGATAGTGGAAAGGAGAATGGATTCAAGGCTTTGGTCTACTTGCACCGTTATGACGAGAATCTCATAGTGAAAATGCGTCAGAACTACCTTCTCCCGATGCAGCGCAGGTACATCGATCATATCGGGAGGGAAAAGGATCAGGTCAAACGTACTTCCATTCAAAAGAAATTGGATGAGATCGAACGTTACGATCTTGCCATGGAGCTGTATGCTTCCAATCCTGTTTCAATAGATCTCGACGATGGTGTGAAGGTCAATTACGCAAAATTCCAGAACATAGAGAACAGCAAATCCTCTAAGGACAAGATAAACCTACTTTACAAGATCTGAGGTGATCGTTTGGCTCAAGATAACATCGAAGGAAGGATCAAAGGTCGTTTCGAAGCGACCAAAAGACTCGATACAACATCTCAGAGGATCGTATTCTGGATGGACGAAACCGGGGAGTTCAAGGATTCCATAGATTCTCTGGATCTCGGAGATATCAAGATACTGAAGCTTGACAGATACAATTCTTTCAAGGTGAAATATATCCTCGAACACGATGATCTTGAATCGAGGCATCTTGTCTATGTGCCATATTCTTTACCGAAAGACGAGAACAACATCTTGGCCGATATGATTCACTACACCAATCCACCATTCTGTGCGGATAAGCCGTCTTTACTATGTGAAGATCTCAGGATCGATATCAAGAATGTTGATGTTGTCAAGAGGCATATCAAATTCTTAAACAGCAACGAACGCAGGAGAAAGTATTTGAATTACGATGTTGACGGAAAGAACCCCGATTCCATCGTTTTGGGGATCATGGCCACAGTAATGAATTCCGATGCATCCGATTTCAAACAAATTCTGATGGATGTTCTAAGATCATTCTCGGAAGATACCGAATCAGGGATCGAATCGACTGCTCTGGACGGATTCGAGACATATGATCTGACTGAACCGTTCTGGGAACAATGTAAAAAAGAGTTCGGAATAGAAGATCAGACCATCGGTGCATTGGTCCGTATATTCTTCATATCCTATGCATC
The DNA window shown above is from Methanomassiliicoccaceae archaeon and carries:
- the pglX gene encoding BREX-1 system adenine-specific DNA-methyltransferase PglX, with the protein product MDKGAIEKFAISSRVKLRQSVEQRMAALGITADGVTASAQVIGDVVILNLSNGMETRLTKDESGHRDQLIKEVGRAGYDNVIESVAYTWFNRLIAIRYMEVNDFLPTHVRVLSSTIPGRKEPDLISQCLQVDLGYSPGERDRIIKLKDAEESDRLFGLLFLIQCRELNKILPELFTITKSYENLLLKISFTDPNSVVRDLVDTIPEDDFRDAVQIIGWMYQYYNSELKDDTFAKLKKNVKISKERIPSATQLFTPDWIVRYMVENSVGRIWLEGHKDDSLKAGWKYYLDEAKQEPEVVKQLESLRTERKKLTPEDIRVIDPCMGSGHILVYAFDVLIQIYESYGYSRSEAAISIVEKNLYGLDVDDRAYQLAYFAVMMKARQYNRNVFDKHISNNIHAIVESDVITDDVLKGYGSKMGSMDRYVALSDINYLITQFKNGKTYGSLITLKTVRWDFIDAFLKDRSISVYNSPEINERLNELVAISKVLSQKYDVVTTNPPYSKKAYQSEELGQYLAGKYSDYSPDLYSTFIKRCSIFLNNHGYCGMITQTGFLFKAQFKKMRASLRCGISFNSIVRLGPGAFEEIQGEVVQSVMFVFCNGIINNNVVYVDLFSVKGSASKENIFLQHDSSFESIKSPICDDLDKNAPLFESCYHQSMSIISKIGCQPGSELVFLWWEVEHNNPIYVPYNKGGKYRKWYGNQLWVLKYGLDGNCVYRHGGQTSNKEYYFKESISWTRVSSKMNMRYYPTGFVFDNTSPCIFNDIFYLLGYYNSPVSEYVRITTYAGNKIESGHVIAIAPPYHVDISQREHIESLVKDCISISKRDWDSRELSWNYQKCPLLGQSTIKEGYKKYNLEMNETISTLHKKENEIYEYFIDQLTSDEYIFSSDDIQKYDYGSKIIQMNQAESIKQLLSYAVGCMFGRYSLDVDGLVYAGGQWDSSKYTKFTADADNIIPLNEDEYFGDDIVTRFIEFIKIVFGKDFLEDNLKYIADCLEVKGSGSSRDKIRTYFLKDFYKDHLKMYSNLPIYWLFDSGKENGFKALVYLHRYDENLIVKMRQNYLLPMQRRYIDHIGREKDQVKRTSIQKKLDEIERYDLAMELYASNPVSIDLDDGVKVNYAKFQNIENSKSSKDKINLLYKI